GATCCTTTCAGGGTGTGTATAGATATTCATTCTGTCACCCCTGATGAATCCAACGGCCGTGATCCCCAGGTCATCTGCAAGTTCCAATGCAAGATTGGTCGGCGCCGACTTGGAAAGCAGGATGGCAATCCCCATCTTGGAAATCTTCAGCAGCACCTCAGAAGAGATCCTCCCGCTGAACGCAATGACCTTATCCCTGACCGGAATGTGATTCATGAGGCAGTATCCATAGAGCTTATCCAGTGCGTTATGTCTTCCGATATCCTGATAACATTGGATGATGCCGGTGGTACTGCAAATTGCTGCATTGTGCATTCCTCCTGTTCTGTGAAAATCCTGGGAATGCTCCTGCAGCTCTTGCATGTGATGAATGGCCATGAGAGCGGTAAGTTCCGTATTGGCCGTAACCGTTTTAGCCGTGAGCATATCGTTCGTGAAATAAAATTGTCTGCTTTTCCCGCAGCAGGAACCGATAAATCGTTTCGAGGTATTCCTTGCCCGGTCTTCCGGCAGCTTATCGATTTGTACATAGGCGAACCCTTTATCCTGATCGATGGAGAGACGGGTGATTTCACTGAAGCGCCGAATGATCCCCTCAGAAGCCAGAAAGCCAACCACCAATTCCTCCAGATTGGAAGGAGAACAGACCATCGTCGCCCATTCTTCCCCATTTAAATGAACGGTAAGCGGGAATTCAGCCGCCACCTCATCCACTTCATCAAAAAAGGCTCCATTTCCATATTTGCGGACAGTACGGGTTAGAATACTTTTATCCTCCAACAGGATCTCCTCCCCTTTATGAAACTATCATCATATCGTGTTTTCCCTATTAAGTAAGAAAGGAAAACATGAAATGTTTAAAAAAATGAAAAAATAGGTTCTTAATTTGATATAAGGTTCATTTCGTAAACTTTGTGGCTATGTAAGGTAGCGAGGAGTGGTTGATTTCCGCTGCAGGTGCTCGCTTTCCGCGGGGCGTGAGTTGAGCCTCCTCGGGCTTTGCCCTGCGGGGTCTCAACTTTCCCGCTATTCCCGTCGGAGTCGAGCACCTTCCGCTACAATCAACTGTATTGGTATGGAGATTAATATACTTCCATACACGTTTAGAAAAAATCATTTTTTTATGTGCATAGTGGTCGATTTTAGCTTGAATAGTAAAGTATTATTCCATTCGTTTTTCTACTAGTAAGCTCTGTCACGATTTCTCTTTTAGATGGGGAGGGGAACGGCGTAGACTCCTGCGGAAAAACGGACGAGACAAGACCCCGCAGCGAATGCGAGGAGGCTTGTTCGTTCGTCCGCCGGAAAGCGAAGCCGTTCCCCTCACCATCTATCCCATCCTCACATAGACAGAGCCTCGGCATTTCCTATGTTAGAAAACAACAACCTTTGGGAAAAGTGCTTAATATAAACCGTATAAACGGTGTGATGTCGGTAAAAAGATAGATTGATAGAAAGTTATGATCATATTAGGAATATAAATGGACTCTTTAGGGTAAAAGATAATGTTTCTATGATTATTAAGAATGCTCTGAAAAATAGAGTTCGGGGAAGGGATACCAACCCTTCACTTGAAACGAACAGAGCCTAAAAGGGGCGGAAGCAGGATGAGTGACAGATATTCCCGTCAAATATTGTTCAAACCTATCGGGGAAGCCGGGCAGGGGAAGATAGCTGAAAAGCATGTCGTCGTGATCGGGGCGGGGGCGTTGGGATCTGCCAATGCAGAATCCCTTGTCAGGGCGGGTGTAGGCAGATTGACAATCATTGACCGCGATTATGTAGAGATGAGCAACCTTCATCGTCAGCAGTTATATACAGAGAGCGATGCCGTGGAGGGGTTACCTAAAGCGGTCGCCGCCAAAAACCGATTGGAAAAAATTCATTCAGGAGTACATATCACCGCCTGCGTGGCAGAAGCTGACGCAGAGTGGCTGTCAAAACACGCGAACGATGCGGATCTGTTGTTGGATTGTACGGATAATTTTGATATTCGCTTTATCATAAATGACATCTCTCTAAAACATCACGTTCCGTGGATATATGGATCCTGTGTCGGGAGCACAGGGATGAGCTATACGATCCTTCCGGGAAAGACGCCTTGCTTGAATTGTCTCACGGGATCCTTCCCGATGTCAGGGGGGACGTGTGATTCTTCCGGTATCATCGCTCCTGCGGTGCAAATGGTAGCGGCCTATCAAACGACGGAAGCACTGAAGCTTTTAGTGGAAGATTACGACTCATTGAGAAGCGGGCTGATCACCTTCGATCTGTGGGGCAATCAATCCTTTACGATGAATGTATCAAAGGCGAAAAGAGAGGACTGCCCTTCCTGTGGTGAAAATCCTGTTTATCCATATTTACAGTTCGAAAACCGGATAAAGACAACGGTTCTTTGTGGAAGGGATACAGTGCAGATCAGGTCGCCGCATCATACTCACTCATTACATGAGCTGGAACAAAACTTAGAGGGGTTAGGTGATATGAAGCGGAATCCCTATTTGCTTTCGTTTCATTATGAGCCTTACAGGATCGTGTTCTTTCATGATGGCCGGACATTTATCCATGGTACCAATGATATGAACGAAGCTAAAAAGATTTACCATCGCTTAATTGGATAGGAGGGGGATAGATGTTGGAACGTCGAACGCCCATTAATGTAGAAGAAGCCATAGAAAGTCTCCTGAAGTATAAAAAGACAGGCACAATCGAAACCGTGGAAATTGAAAAGGCAACCGGCAGAATCCTTGGGGGAAATCTATTTGCCGATCATGACGTCCCTCTATTTGATCGCTCTCCATATGATGGGTTTGCCATAAGAGCCGAAGATACGGCAGATGCATCGAGGGAAAACCCTGTTAGGATGGAAGTGGTTTCTGAAATTGGGGCAGGAAGTGTATATAATCAACCAATAAAAGAAAACCAGGCCGTCAGGATCATGACAGGCGCACCGATTCCCGAGGGAGCGAACGCAGTGGTCATGCTTGAATTGGTGAAGAACTATGAAGAAAACGGAAGAGTATACATGACCATAAACCGGCCGTATAAGGAGGGGGACAATATTTCCTTCCGCGGGGAGGATACGAAAAAAGGGACGATCCTTGCTGAAAAAGGAACGTACATCAATCCCGGGATCGTGGCACTCCTGGCCACATTCGGCTATAAGGAAGTACCCGTCAGCAGGAAACCGAAAGTAGGGGTCCTGGCGACGGGAAGTGAACTGCTTGAAATAAATGAACCACTCGCACCCGGCAAGATTCGGAATAGTAATTCCTATATGGTCCTCTCCCAGATTGAACGGGCAGGGGGCGAAGGGATTTTCCTGGGGCAATTGAGCGATGACTTTGACTTGTGTTTCGGGCACGTGGAAAATGCCCTTCAACAGGTGGATTTCCTGATCACGACAGGCGGTGTATCCGTCGGCGATTATGATTACCTTCCGGATATTTATCGTAAGCTTGGTGCCAATGTACTTTTCAATAAAGTTGGAATGCGGCCTGGAAGTGTCACAACGGTTGCAGAGAAGGATGGAAAGCTCCTATTCGGATTATCCGGCAATCCATCTGCCTGTTATGTAGGCTTTGAATTATTCGTCCGACCCGTCATTCGGTATTTTTTAAACTGCCCACATCTTTTTGTCAGAAGTGAAGAAGCCGTTCTCGGTAAAGATTTTCCCAAACCAAATCCCTTTACCCGGTTTGTCCGGGGGGAAATGACGTATTCAGGCGGAAGCGTGATTGCCGCGCCTACAGGTCTTGATAAATCAGGAGTCGTATCCTCCCTGGCTTCTGCCAATGTCCTGATTGTCCTTCCGGGTGGAACAAGGGGATATAAGCAGGGAATGCGGGTTCAGGTCCTGCTGCTGGACGATCAGCAGGGCAGTGAACAGTTCGGGAATCCTTTTCAGAAAAAGGAATCAAGTGAAGAAAGGATGCAGCTCCGTGAATGATGATTTATTTGTGATAACAGACGCTCCTATTCATCCAGAAGAAGTTTCTGCGAAAGTGGAAAGCCGCGACGCCGGGGCCGTAACCATTTTTTGCGGCACCGTCAGGGAATGGACGAAAGGAAGAAGAACCCTCTATTTAGAATATCAGGCCTATGAATCAATGGCTGTAAAGAAACTTGCAGAAATCGGGGGGCAGGTCCAAGACAAATGGCCGGCTGCCAAGGTAGCGATCACACACCGGGTGGGAAGGCTCGAAATATCCGATCACGCAGTGGTCATTGCCGTATCATCCCCCCACAGGAAAGCGGCCTATGAAGCCAATGAATACGTGATTGAACAGATTAAGAAAGTCGTCCCGATCTGGAAGAAAGAGCACTGGGAAGATGGGGAACAGTGGATAGGAGATCAACTACAGCAGGTGGAATATCCTGACGGGAAACCGATGAAAGGAAGTGGAACGGATGATTAAGGTATTCCTTTTTGCCCATCTGCAGGAAAGAGCAGGTCGACAAGAGATGACGATCGATAAGGGGGAACTCACCGTGAAAGAGTTGAAGGAAAGGCTGATGGAGGAGTATGACCTTCCCCTGGATGGTGTCATGGTTGCCGTCAATGAACAATACTCCCTTGAAGATGAAGTGATTTCATCAGGAGACGTCGTTGCCCTCATTCCCCCAGTAAGCGGGGGATAATGGACAACGAACGATAAAGATATGAAAGGGGACGATCCATTGCTAGCGGAACATCGGAAGTCATCGGCTAAAGTAGTCTCATGTAAAGTGGTTACAGTAAGCGATACAAGAACAAAAGAAACAGATAAAAGCGGGAAGCTGCTGAAGGAACTTCTCCAACAATCAGGCCATGCAGTCGCTGAATATGAAATCGTAAAAGATGATATCAGCCTCATCACGGCTGCACTGGAAAAAGCGATACATAATCAAGAAATACAGGCGGTTCTATTAAATGGCGGAACCGGTATAAGCAAAAGGGATGTAACGATAGAAGCGGTAAAATCGTTATTGGATAAAGAATTGGTGGGCTTTGGTGAACTGTTCCGATTCCTGAGCTACCGGGATGATATAGGCTCTGCCGCCATTCTATCAAGGGCGATAGCAGGAGTATCGGGTGACACGATCATTTTTTCCATGCCGGGATCATCGGGGGCCGTGAAGCTTGCGATGGAACAATTGATCATTCCCGAAATAGGTCATATGGCAAGTGAATTGACAAAGGATTCGAGGTAGAAGGAACACATGATGAGAAAAAGGATATGGATCATCATCACCATCATACTCCTCGTAACCGGCTGTTCTCCTGAAGAACAGGACAAGGTCACCCTGACCATATCGGCAGCGGCCAGTCTGAAAGATAGTATGATGGAAGTGAAAAAGGAATTTGAAAAGCAGCATCCCACCATTCAGGTCGTCTTTAACTTTGGAGGGACCGGGTCATTAAGAAAACAGGTGGAACAGGGGGCACCGAGTGATGTGTTCCTTTCTGCATCAAAAAAGGATTACGAGAGATTGGTAGACCGGGGATTGATTGACTCAAGCCTTGGAGGGTCGTTCTTAACAAACCGGTTAGTGATCATCGCCCCTGCATCCAGCAGGAATCCAAATCTGAATGAACTTTCCCGCTCAAAGGATAAGCTTGCCATAGGGAACCCGGCATTCGTACCGGCGGGATACTATGCGAAACAGGCACTGATGGGAATGGATAAGTGGAATATGGTCAAGGATCAGCTGGTATTGGCCAAAGATGTTAGAGGAGTCCTTACACTGGTAGAGAATCAGTCTGTTTCGTTCGGGATTGTCTATGCCAGTGATTTGACCGCAAGCGAAAAGGTGAAATCCATTCGGGAGATCAACCCTTCCTATCATTCAAAGATCGGTTACTACGCCGGAGTATTGAAAAGCAGCAAGCATCCTAAAGAAGCAGCCGCTTTCTATAAATTTGTCATCAGTGATAAAAGAAAAGCGACGTTTGAAAGATTTGGATTTTCGAAAGGGTAATTTGTGAATAAAAGTAGGTGGACATTCAGATGGAATCATTTTGGTTCCCTATCAAGCTTTCCCTTTTGGTCGCAGCGTCAGCAACCATTTTTACGTTCATTGTTTCTGTAGCACTTTCATATACGTTCTCCCGGATCCATTTTCGGGGCAAGACCGTTTTGGAAACCGTGTTCATGCTGCCGCTCGTATTACCCCCGTCCGTCGTTGGATTTATCCTTCTCATAGTGTTTGGGATCAATAGTCCAATAGGGAGAGCTATAGAAAAAGTAATGGGAGAAACGATTTTGTTTACACCATATGCCGCCATCGTGGCCGCTGTCGTGGTGGCGTTCCCTTTGATGTATCAATCAGCCAAAGCAGGATTTCTTGGCATAGATGAAGATATCGAGGATGCATCACGGGTGGATGGGGCTTCAGAGAGGAAGACACTAATGTACGTTTCGATCCCGCTTGCAAGCAGATCCCTGCTGACCGGATCGGTACTCAGTTTCACAAGGGCATTGGGGGAATTCGGCGCCACGTTATTGTTTGCAGGGAACATCCCGGGGAAAACCCAGACCATCTCGACGGCCATTTACGTAGCCATTGAATCCGGGGAAGACGGACTGGCGTGGAAGTATGTCGGGATAAGCATCGCACTTTCCTTCCTCTTCCTGTTATTGGTGAACCGAATCAACGACCGGCCTTGAAAATCGAAGGCCGGAAGATTCATGGGGATGGCGTGTCAGAGATGATCCCGGTGAAAATCACCATTTTTCCCGCCGGATTTATGCAATAAGTAGGTTTGTCCGATGATCATTCCTTTATCTACAGACTTACACATATCATACACACAAAGGGCTGTTGCCGTAGCGGCAGTCAAGGCTTCCATCTCCACGCCGGTGCTCCCTTTCGTTTTGACTTCTGCCGTAATATGTAACTCATAAGCGGCTTCACTCATTTCTTTCCATGTAAAAGAGATATTGACACTGCTGATGGGAATGGGATGGCACATCGGGATAATGGAAGATGTTTGTTTTGCCGCCATGATACCGGCAACCTGTGCCACTCCAAGGACATCGCCTTTTTTAAAATCATGATCGACGATCTTTTGATGAATTTCCTGATTGACTTGAATCGAAGAGTGAGCAATGGCATTCCGGACGGTTTCCTTTTTATCCGATATATCGACCATCTTTGCTCTGCCCTCTTCATTAAAATGAGTAAAGTTAGACATTGTGTTCACCTCTGTTTTTAGTGTAATCGTAATGTGGAGGAAAGTAAATTGCCCACTCCTGGAACAGGGATTTAATAAATGACAGAGAGGTGATGCGTGTGTTCAAGGGTGTTCCGGTTATACAGGTGGTTGGGTATAAGAATAGCGGGAAGACTTCACTGGTGTGCCGCATGATTGAATGGGCGACTTCATCAGGTGTTTCGGTCTCTTCTTGTAAGCATCATGGGCACGGCGGTACGCCCGATGTGGTTGAAGACACAGATAGTACGTTTCACCAGAAGTCAGGAGCTGAGATATCAGGTGTAGAAGGAGACGGCATGCTTCAGCTGTCCATTTCAAAACCGGACTGGCAGCTTGATGACATTCTAGCGATCTATTCTTATATGAAAACGGAGCTCGTCATAGTAGAAGGATATAAAAGGGAACGATATCCGAAGATCGTCCTTCTCCGGGACCAAAGTGATCATGGACTCCTTGGAGAGATCGAGAATGTGATGGCGGTGATCGCCCCTTTCGTGATTGAAGAGCAGAAGGAGAAAATTGCTTATTTTTCACCTGACGGGATGAAGGAATTTGAAGAATGGTATCTTTCATGGGTTCAGTCATCTTTGAAAAAGGAAAGAGGTGTGGAGGATGCGTGAAGTCAAAATAGCCGGAGTCATAGTGGCAGGTGGACAATCCAGGCGGTTCGGAAGCGATAAAGCTTTCTCACTCTTCAAAGGAAAGCCGTTCTTTCAACACTCTCTTCAGGCCGTTTCTTCATTTGCTGATGAGGTGATCATTGTAACGAGCAGAACGTTATTTCCCCGATTCAATGCTATGGCGAATGTGAAGGTAGTGGAGGATATGGAAGAATTCAAAGGCTGTGGACCCCTGGCTGGAATCTACACGGCCATGAATGAATGCCAAGCGGAATGGTATGCCGTCCTCCCTGTCGATGTACCGCTGGTGACGAGTAGTTTAGTGGACTGCCTGGTAAGTAAAATAGATGGAACGTACGATGCGATTGTGCCGGTCATCGGAGGTAAGCTTCAGCCTTTATTGGCCCTGTACCGAAATTCTGTCAGGGAAAGAATCTATGACCAGCTCGTTAGGGAAGAGTACAAAATGGGTACTATACTTAAAGGACTCTCTGTCCTCTATCTGACAGAAGAGGAAATAGGAGAAAGGGAAGCCTTTCATAATATTAATACGAAGCAAGATTACGACACTCATATTAAATGAAAGTATGAAATATGTAACTGGAGTGAGCCCTGCATGGAACATATCAAAGACAAGAGAACCCGAACCCTTCGTGATTTGAGGATTTCTGTAACGGATCGATGTAATTTCCGGTGCAGGTATTGCATGCCGAAAGAAATTTTTGGTGCAGATTATCCCTTTTTAGAAAGAGAAGAGATTCTTTCATTTGAGGAGATCACTCGTTTAGCCGGCATTTTTTCTGAGTTCGGTGTGGAAAAAATCCGACTCACGGGCGGAGAACCGTTGCTTAGACGAAATCTGCCGGTCCTGATTGAAAGCTTATATAACGTGTCAGGGATAAAGGATATCGCCTTAACGACAAACGGGGTATTCCTGCCAAAGCATGCAAAGGCATTGAAACAAGCCGGCCTGACAAGAGTGAATGTAAGTCTGGATTCCTTGAATGATGAGGTATTTATGAAGATCAATGATGTGGGCAGGGGAGTGAAGCCTGTATTAGATGGAATTCGCGCTGCACAAGGGGAAGGTCTTGAAGTGAAAGTGAATATGGTCGTGAAAAAAGGTCTTAGCGACAATGAGATCATGCCCATGGTCCACTATTTCAAACGAGAAGGGATCACTCTCAGGTTCATCGAGTTTATGGATGTCGGAACCACAAATGGCTGGAATTATAAAGATGTCATCAGCAAGAAGGAAATCCATGATCTCATAAACAGTCACTATCCGTTGGAACCCGTCGAGCCCGGTTACGTCGGAGAGGTGGCAAAAAGGTATAGGTATAACGGGACCGATACGGAGGTAGGATTCATTTCCTCCGTGACGGAAAGTTTTTGTACCAGCTGCAACCGGGCACGGATATCCACAGATGGAAAGCTGTTCACTTGTCTATTTGCCCAAAGCGGATTCGACTTGAAGTCCATGATACGGGGTAATGCTTCAGATGATGAATTGAAAGAGGCGATCAGAAACGTATGGGAAAAACGGGATGATCGTTATTCTGAAATAAGGACGGAAGAAAGCCAGGCATCCCGGAAAATCGAGATGTCCTATATTGGAGGATAAATGAAAAAGCAAGGATTTCTCATCAAAGAGAATTCCTTGCTTTTTTTATACAGGTCAACATAATTACTGATAGTTGACGACTGCCGGACTCGGATCCATTTTCAGCACCTCTTCGGGTGTCAGGACAGGAAAATCCTTCTCATAGAAGACTTTGAAGGCGCCATACTGAGTCGGCTCATCCCGGACGTATCGGCCATACAATGCCTGCTTATCCGCGGCTGCTCCCCAACCGTCGAAGTTGATGGCGACTTCGACGTTTTCAGTCGGTTTGATTGCATCTTTGTTCGTCAGCACGGGACCGGTGAATTGGTGGACGAGGACCAGTTTATCCGGGAGGTTATTTTCTTCCGCCATCGCCCCTATATACTCGATGGCCTCCTGGATGTCGCGGCCATCGACTTCACCGAGATCCTCTCCGGGTTTTTCACCTTCCGCTACGTGGAATTCCGTATCGATGGCGAGGTGAACATTCGGGCGCTTAAGCCACTTTTCTACCATTTTCACCTGATTCATCACCGTATCCGTTCCGAGTTGGATATCGAGCAGTACGAGAGCATCATGCTTCTCGGCAAGCTTCACATACGTTTCGATATTTTCCTCAGACGTCATCTGCACATAATCACCGTCTGGACCCGGCGCATTTTGGGCCATGGTGGTAATCAATTCAATCGTCGGGACCGCTGGACGGTCCGGGTCGAGATCAGAATAGACCTGGGTTTGTTCTTTCAGTTTCTTTATGTATTCTTCTGGTTCGTATTTTCCGAGAATCCCCATATGTTTCGATGCCGGAGTTCCGTAGTAGGTTACGAGACGATGATTCTTTAATGGTCCGTCCGATGGGTCTTCCACACCGTTAGCAAGCGTCTCACCCAAAGGTACCGTACGCTGAGGTTTTTCCTTTTGCCCCTCCTGATCGGTCTCTGTTTCTTCGGCCGGAGTTTCTTCAGCCAGGCTTTCCTTCAAGGACACTGCATCCTTAGCCGGCTCCAGCGGTTTAAAAGGTGGCTGACTCTCTTCCTTCTTTTCTGCTACCTTGTCTTCTTTCGGTTTCTTTTCTGCCTTGTCTTGTTCCGAAGCAGTTTCTTTCTTTTCAGGTTCTTTTGTTGCAGTGGGGGAGGAACAGGCTCCCAGTGCAAGTGTTACGGTTAACATTAGCGGCAAATATTTATTCATTGCCTCACACATCCTTTTTCTTAGAAGATTATGGAGGAGTTTAACACATTTTCCTTTACAAGAAAGCTATGTAAACAAATTGATAGAAAGATTTAATCAGAAAAGCGCCAAACCCCGGCATATGTTTCGGGGCTCGGCACTTATTCTATCATTCTATCATCTCTACTGTACACTTGTTAGTCTTGCATTACATCGATGGCTTGTGTTTCAGCTGCTGCCGAATGGAATAAAGGGCTTTTTCAACGGTTTGTTTATTCTTTTCCGTGATTTCCCCTTTTCGTGGTATCGGCTTATAGATATCGGGTGCATCAGTCCATTCTGTCGGTAAGGTGACGCCAGCTTTTC
The DNA window shown above is from Rossellomorea vietnamensis and carries:
- the glp gene encoding gephyrin-like molybdotransferase Glp, translated to MLERRTPINVEEAIESLLKYKKTGTIETVEIEKATGRILGGNLFADHDVPLFDRSPYDGFAIRAEDTADASRENPVRMEVVSEIGAGSVYNQPIKENQAVRIMTGAPIPEGANAVVMLELVKNYEENGRVYMTINRPYKEGDNISFRGEDTKKGTILAEKGTYINPGIVALLATFGYKEVPVSRKPKVGVLATGSELLEINEPLAPGKIRNSNSYMVLSQIERAGGEGIFLGQLSDDFDLCFGHVENALQQVDFLITTGGVSVGDYDYLPDIYRKLGANVLFNKVGMRPGSVTTVAEKDGKLLFGLSGNPSACYVGFELFVRPVIRYFLNCPHLFVRSEEAVLGKDFPKPNPFTRFVRGEMTYSGGSVIAAPTGLDKSGVVSSLASANVLIVLPGGTRGYKQGMRVQVLLLDDQQGSEQFGNPFQKKESSEERMQLRE
- a CDS encoding MoeB/ThiF family adenylyltransferase; this translates as MSDRYSRQILFKPIGEAGQGKIAEKHVVVIGAGALGSANAESLVRAGVGRLTIIDRDYVEMSNLHRQQLYTESDAVEGLPKAVAAKNRLEKIHSGVHITACVAEADAEWLSKHANDADLLLDCTDNFDIRFIINDISLKHHVPWIYGSCVGSTGMSYTILPGKTPCLNCLTGSFPMSGGTCDSSGIIAPAVQMVAAYQTTEALKLLVEDYDSLRSGLITFDLWGNQSFTMNVSKAKREDCPSCGENPVYPYLQFENRIKTTVLCGRDTVQIRSPHHTHSLHELEQNLEGLGDMKRNPYLLSFHYEPYRIVFFHDGRTFIHGTNDMNEAKKIYHRLIG
- a CDS encoding molybdenum cofactor biosynthesis protein MoaE, producing MNDDLFVITDAPIHPEEVSAKVESRDAGAVTIFCGTVREWTKGRRTLYLEYQAYESMAVKKLAEIGGQVQDKWPAAKVAITHRVGRLEISDHAVVIAVSSPHRKAAYEANEYVIEQIKKVVPIWKKEHWEDGEQWIGDQLQQVEYPDGKPMKGSGTDD
- the modA gene encoding molybdate ABC transporter substrate-binding protein produces the protein MRKRIWIIITIILLVTGCSPEEQDKVTLTISAAASLKDSMMEVKKEFEKQHPTIQVVFNFGGTGSLRKQVEQGAPSDVFLSASKKDYERLVDRGLIDSSLGGSFLTNRLVIIAPASSRNPNLNELSRSKDKLAIGNPAFVPAGYYAKQALMGMDKWNMVKDQLVLAKDVRGVLTLVENQSVSFGIVYASDLTASEKVKSIREINPSYHSKIGYYAGVLKSSKHPKEAAAFYKFVISDKRKATFERFGFSKG
- the moaC gene encoding cyclic pyranopterin monophosphate synthase MoaC; protein product: MSNFTHFNEEGRAKMVDISDKKETVRNAIAHSSIQVNQEIHQKIVDHDFKKGDVLGVAQVAGIMAAKQTSSIIPMCHPIPISSVNISFTWKEMSEAAYELHITAEVKTKGSTGVEMEALTAATATALCVYDMCKSVDKGMIIGQTYLLHKSGGKNGDFHRDHL
- the moaD gene encoding molybdopterin converting factor subunit 1 is translated as MIKVFLFAHLQERAGRQEMTIDKGELTVKELKERLMEEYDLPLDGVMVAVNEQYSLEDEVISSGDVVALIPPVSGG
- a CDS encoding MogA/MoaB family molybdenum cofactor biosynthesis protein, whose amino-acid sequence is MKGDDPLLAEHRKSSAKVVSCKVVTVSDTRTKETDKSGKLLKELLQQSGHAVAEYEIVKDDISLITAALEKAIHNQEIQAVLLNGGTGISKRDVTIEAVKSLLDKELVGFGELFRFLSYRDDIGSAAILSRAIAGVSGDTIIFSMPGSSGAVKLAMEQLIIPEIGHMASELTKDSR
- the modB gene encoding molybdate ABC transporter permease subunit; translation: MESFWFPIKLSLLVAASATIFTFIVSVALSYTFSRIHFRGKTVLETVFMLPLVLPPSVVGFILLIVFGINSPIGRAIEKVMGETILFTPYAAIVAAVVVAFPLMYQSAKAGFLGIDEDIEDASRVDGASERKTLMYVSIPLASRSLLTGSVLSFTRALGEFGATLLFAGNIPGKTQTISTAIYVAIESGEDGLAWKYVGISIALSFLFLLLVNRINDRP
- the fdhD gene encoding formate dehydrogenase accessory sulfurtransferase FdhD codes for the protein MEDKSILTRTVRKYGNGAFFDEVDEVAAEFPLTVHLNGEEWATMVCSPSNLEELVVGFLASEGIIRRFSEITRLSIDQDKGFAYVQIDKLPEDRARNTSKRFIGSCCGKSRQFYFTNDMLTAKTVTANTELTALMAIHHMQELQEHSQDFHRTGGMHNAAICSTTGIIQCYQDIGRHNALDKLYGYCLMNHIPVRDKVIAFSGRISSEVLLKISKMGIAILLSKSAPTNLALELADDLGITAVGFIRGDRMNIYTHPERITGTELHI
- a CDS encoding molybdenum cofactor guanylyltransferase, whose product is MREVKIAGVIVAGGQSRRFGSDKAFSLFKGKPFFQHSLQAVSSFADEVIIVTSRTLFPRFNAMANVKVVEDMEEFKGCGPLAGIYTAMNECQAEWYAVLPVDVPLVTSSLVDCLVSKIDGTYDAIVPVIGGKLQPLLALYRNSVRERIYDQLVREEYKMGTILKGLSVLYLTEEEIGEREAFHNINTKQDYDTHIK
- the mobB gene encoding molybdopterin-guanine dinucleotide biosynthesis protein B; translation: MFKGVPVIQVVGYKNSGKTSLVCRMIEWATSSGVSVSSCKHHGHGGTPDVVEDTDSTFHQKSGAEISGVEGDGMLQLSISKPDWQLDDILAIYSYMKTELVIVEGYKRERYPKIVLLRDQSDHGLLGEIENVMAVIAPFVIEEQKEKIAYFSPDGMKEFEEWYLSWVQSSLKKERGVEDA
- the moaA gene encoding GTP 3',8-cyclase MoaA, whose translation is MEHIKDKRTRTLRDLRISVTDRCNFRCRYCMPKEIFGADYPFLEREEILSFEEITRLAGIFSEFGVEKIRLTGGEPLLRRNLPVLIESLYNVSGIKDIALTTNGVFLPKHAKALKQAGLTRVNVSLDSLNDEVFMKINDVGRGVKPVLDGIRAAQGEGLEVKVNMVVKKGLSDNEIMPMVHYFKREGITLRFIEFMDVGTTNGWNYKDVISKKEIHDLINSHYPLEPVEPGYVGEVAKRYRYNGTDTEVGFISSVTESFCTSCNRARISTDGKLFTCLFAQSGFDLKSMIRGNASDDELKEAIRNVWEKRDDRYSEIRTEESQASRKIEMSYIGG